The following are from one region of the Betta splendens chromosome 15, fBetSpl5.4, whole genome shotgun sequence genome:
- the calhm3 gene encoding calcium homeostasis modulator protein 3, which produces MERLKLVLQYFQSNSESISNGVCIILALVSVKLYTSFDFNCPCLPQYNKLYSLGVMIVPPIILFFLGVLVNRHTGIMMDEWLRPIGNRSKNPAVVKYLFSAMLQRALLAPMVWILVTLLDGKIFICAFSMSVDPTLFSGLPNNTGLDVMRIMAKVPCKEDVIFTNSSFRKAVSRYVRCYSQAVGWSILLLLIALGAMGRLTKPCFEDHGTFLQTRYWSNYLDVEQKLFDETCVLHARDFARKCVVQFFENMREDTILHLPHPSFFTNCKEEWEDEEEERLHGVTKEEQMNQLLTEWFDCKPELDVTRIAHRPTMCVTWEDREGRTLYSDV; this is translated from the exons ATGGAGCGTCTGAAGTTAGTCCTGCAATACTTCCAGTCCAACTCAGAGTCCATTTCCAATGGAGTCTGTATCATCCTGGCTTTGGTCAGTGTCAAACTGTACACTAGCTTCGACTTTAACTGCCCTTGCCTTCCCCAGTACAACAAGCTGTACTCCCTGGGAGTGATGATAGTTCCGCCCATCATACTCTTTTTCCTCGGTGTCCTGGTCAATAGACATACAGGCATCATGATGGACGAGTGGCTGAGGCCCATTGGAAACAGATCCAAAAATCCTGCTGTGGTGAA GTATCTGTTCTCAGCCATGTTACAGAGGGCCCTGCTTGCCCCGATGGTGTGGATTCTGGTCACACTGCTGGATGGGAAGATCTTTATTTGTGCTTTCAGCATGAGTGTGGACCCCACACTCTTCTCAG GTTTGCCAAACAATACAGGTCTAGATGTAATGAGGATCATGGCCAAAGTGCCCTGCAAAGAGGACGTCATCTTTACCAACAGCTCCTTCCGCAAAGCTGTCTCTCGCTACGTCCGCTGCTACTCACAA GCAGTTGGCTGGTCTATTCTCCTCCTCCTAATTGCACTGGGAGCAATGGGACGTCTCACCAAACCCTGCTTTGAAGACCACGGCACTTTCCTTCAGACTCGCTACTGGAGCAACTACCTGGATGTGGAGCAGAAGCTCTTCGATGAAACCTGTGTCCTGCATGCCCGTGACTTTGCCAggaagtgtgtggtgcagtttTTTGAGAATATGAGGGAGGACACCATCCTCCATCTGCCCCACCCGTCATTCTTTACCAACTGCAAAGAGGAgtgggaggatgaagaggaggagaggcttcATGGAGTGACAAAGGAGGAGCAGATGAACCAGCTCCTCACAGAGTGGTTCGACTGTAAACCGGAACTGGATGTGACCAGGATTGCTCATAGACCCACAATGTGTGTTACCTGGGAAGATCGTGAGGGAAGGACTCTGTATTCTGATGTGTAA
- the hells gene encoding lymphoid-specific helicase, giving the protein METTNSVKEDGVSLSPHCPKPDESEEPLGTAMESGAAEELVMKPEGTSSEVIITKEMEEEEKQLMEEGERKEKEMMDKARETWEKDTCDMRFKRLQHLLQKSNIYSKFLLTKMEQQQNEEKVKQERLEKKANKMQKTVADPDKNKRKRKRDEDYKISDVMSKEEILLQSKKSKMEGEEKGQTDEKLQAKDIEMMSDSNQDIKARLSETVRDNARHLLHPQRKVNGQPIPAQQPLYFTGGVMRWYQIEGIEWLRMLWENGINGILADEMGLGKTIQCIAHIAMMIEKKVMGPFLVVAPLSTLPNWINEFKRFTPDVSVLLYHGPQAERAKLLKQMRRPQGPLNICPVVVTSFEISMIDRKFLQRLQWKYLIVDEGHRIKNLNCRLVRDLKMLPTDNKLLLTGTPLQNNLAELWSLLNFLLPEVFDDLKSFESWFDINTLGEAETVVAAEREQNILSMLHQILTPFLLRRLKSDVTLEVPPKKEIIVYAPLTAKQEAFYTAVVNKTITKMLGQEKTEITVLLTSSGRPKRRTRKLVDYTETDKETPYDLEKYLDRVRKEQEQSTSPVLDIQSPLDSQINLKLQNILMLLKRCCNHPYLVEYPLDPATQDFKIDEQLVQSSGKFLILDRLLPALKNRGHKVLIFSQMTSILDLLMDYCYLRGFQYSRLDGSMSYADRDKNMTKFCKDPEVFLFLLSTRAGGLGINLTAADTVIIFDSDWNPQADLQAQDRCHRIGQTKPVVVYRLVTVNTIDQKILERASAKRKLEQMVIHKNKFKGGKSELNQSKSCIDLDELRDLLKGTGTEKEVKASKGKVISDKDLETLLDRSDLLDNDRASTKKEKMGVFRVIKAELSTEITLT; this is encoded by the exons ATGGAAACAACGAACAG CGTGAAGGAGGACGGTGTCAGTTTGTCCCCTCATTGTCCCAAACCGGATGAATCGGAGGAGCCTCTGGGTACAGCCATGGAGTCCGGAGCTGCTGAGG aGCTGGTTATGAAACCTGAGGGTACTAGTTCTGAAGTCATCATCACTaaggaaatggaggaggaggagaagcagctgatggaggaaggtgaaaggaaagagaaggagatgatggataag GCTCGCGAAACATGGGAGAAAGATACTTGTGACATGCGTTTCAAGAGactgcagcatctgcttcagAAGAGCAACATCTACTCTAAATTTTTGCTGACGAAAATGGAACAACAGCAGAATGAG GAGAAAGTCAAGCAGGAGAGGCTGGAAAAGAAAGCTAACAAG ATGCAGAAAACCGTTGCAGATCCTGACAAAA acaaaaggaagagaaagagagatgaagACTACAAAATATCAGATGTCATGTCCAAAGAG GAAATCTTATTGCAATCCAAGAAATCAAAAATGGAAGGGGAG GAAAAGGGACAGACCGATGAGAAACTACAAGCTAAGGACATAGAGATGATGAGTGATTCTAACCAAGACATCAAGGCTCGCCTGTCAGAGACGGTGCGAGACAATGCCAGGCATCTTCTGCATCCTCAGAGGAAGGTGAATGGCCAGCCCATCCCTGCCCAGCAGCCACTATATTTCACTGGGGGTGTCATGAGGTGGTACCAGATTGAAGGCATTGAATGGCTGAGG ATGTTATGGGAGAATGGAATCAATGGAATCTTGGCTGATGAGATGGGCCTGGGAAAGACCATCCAGTGCATTGCTCACATAGCCATGATGATTGAGAAGAAAGTAATGGGCCCCTTCCTGGTGGTGGCTCCTCTCTCCACTCTGCCCAACTGGATCAATGAGTTTAAGCGGTTCACACCAGAT GTGAGTGTGCTGCTTTATCATGGGCCCCAGGCAGAACGGGCCAAACTGCTGAAGCAGATGCGCAGACCTCAGGGGCCCCTTAACATATGCCCTGTGGTTGTTACCTCTTTTGAAATCTCGATGATTGACAGAAAATTCCTACAG CGATTGCAGTGGAAGTACCTGATTGTGGACGAGGGCCACCGGATAAAAAACCTTAACTGTCGCCTGGTACGGGACCTGAAGATGCTTCCCACtgacaacaagctgctgctgacgggcACGCCTCTGCAGAACAACCTAGCCGAGCTCTGGTCACTGCTCAACTTTCTGCTACCGGAGGTCTTTGATGACCTCAAGAG CTTTGAGTCATGGTTTGACATCAACACCCTTGGGGAGGCTGAGACTGTGGTTGCTGCTGAGCGTGAACAGAACATTCTAAGCATGTTGCACCAG ATTCTCACTCCGTTCCTGCTGAGGAGGCTGAAATCAGATGTGACACTGGAGGTTCCTCCTAAGAAGGAGATCATTGTTTACGCTCCTCTGACAGCAAAACAGGAGGCCTTTTACACAGCTGTGGTCAACAAGACCATTACTAAGATGCTGGGCCAGGAAAAG ACAGAGATCACTGTATTGTTGACTTCAAGCGGTAGACCCAAACGTCGCACTCGAAAACTGGTGGACTACACAGAGACTGATAAAGAAACCCCCTACGACCTAGAGAAGTATCTGGACAGGGTCCGcaaagagcaggagcagag CACCTCTCCAGTGCTAGATATCCAGAGCCCACTGGATTCTCAGATCAACCTGAAACTGCAAAACATCCTCATGTTGCTGAAGAGATGCTGTAACCACCCCTACCTGGTGGAGTACCCACTGGATCCTGCTACACAGGACTTCAAA ATTGAcgagcagctggtgcagagcTCAGGAAAGTTTCTCATACTGGACAGATTGCTGCCTGCACTGAAGAACAGGGGGCACAAG GTCCTAATCTTCAGCCAGATGACGTCCATCTTGGATCTCCTGATGGATTATTGCTATCTGCGGGGCTTCCAGTACAGCCGGCTGGATGGCAGCATGTCGTATGCTGACAGAGATAAAAAT ATGACCAAGTTTTGCAAAGATCCAGAAgtgttcctcttcctgctgagcACAAGGGCAGGAGGACTGGGGATAAACCTGACAGCTGCTGATACAGTCATCATTTTCGACAGTGACTGG AATCCCCAGGCAGACCTGCAGGCTCAGGATCGCTGCCATCGAATTGGGCAAACCAAACCGGTTGTGGTGTACCGCCTGGTCACAGTCAACACTATCGACCAGAAGATCCTAGAGAGAGCTTCTgcaaagaggaagctggagcagaTGGTCATTCACAAAA ATAAGTTCAAGGGTGGGAAGTCAGAGCTGAACCAAAGTAAAAGCTGCATTGATCTGGATGAACTGAGGGACCTGCTTAAAGGCACAGGCACTGAGAA AGAGGTGAAAGCTTCAAAAGGCAAAGTGATCAGCGACAAAGACCTGGAGACTCTTCTGGACCGTAGCGACTTGTTGG ACAATGACAGGGCCAGCACAAAGAAAGAGAAGATGGGTGTCTTCAGAGTGATCAAGGCTGAACTGTCTACAGAGATTACACTGACCTGA